Proteins encoded in a region of the Flavobacteriaceae bacterium HL-DH10 genome:
- a CDS encoding type IV pili methyl-accepting chemotaxis transducer N-terminal domain-containing protein, with product MTKGGNSLDQSTFDKLSRLYIIALSTIALSVILSQILIRNHLNDQQSDSTVINVAGRQRMLSQKLTKDIVALSTEENLEARIVLKNNIKQTLNLWELSHNALQKGDDSLGLPGKNSTIVINKFKVLNPTFDTISKASNAIIKKIENVPPLPLSSFIGDIKTVRSHEGDFLLMMDQIVNQYDLEADEKVSWLRKLEILLTALTLLILLGEFLFIFWPTAKTVRSTLAELLTAEKHAKKMAIDADELSIAKEKSIKELRALSQAMDETLLFARTNQNGELVHMGKRFSRLFKYSKFSGSLNFSQVLSIHEKEQLIIDDIVSKYKKTGWQGEVKGTTKDDVDVWLEMSIIPFNPTDDKSELLIIASDITVRKAAQIEIERLTEKSFEEKMSQQKIISSKIIENQEKEQNRIAKDVHDGIGQMLTGLKYNLESIDAKDVEKATVKIEYLKELTTNIIKGVRTATFNLTPPELSDHGIVPAITKLTQELSKLTNKDIVFFNKTDFNERLESLVEINIYRITQEAINNAIKYADSTHILVSLSHSEKMLSIVIDDNGKGFDPTKVKNIKNGDGGMGMTFMRERIKYIDGRLFLNSEIDKGTRVTLNIPLV from the coding sequence ATGACAAAAGGCGGCAATTCATTAGATCAAAGTACCTTTGATAAGTTAAGCCGTTTGTATATTATTGCTTTAAGTACTATTGCCCTTTCTGTAATTTTAAGTCAAATACTTATACGAAATCACCTTAACGATCAGCAAAGCGATTCTACAGTAATTAATGTGGCTGGTAGGCAACGAATGCTGAGTCAGAAATTAACAAAAGATATTGTTGCACTTTCTACCGAGGAAAATTTAGAAGCACGTATCGTGCTTAAAAACAATATTAAGCAAACTTTAAACCTTTGGGAGTTATCTCATAATGCGCTTCAAAAAGGAGATGACAGTTTAGGTTTGCCTGGAAAAAATAGTACGATAGTTATTAATAAATTTAAAGTATTAAACCCAACCTTCGATACTATTAGTAAGGCTTCAAATGCTATTATAAAAAAGATTGAAAATGTTCCGCCATTACCTTTATCGTCATTTATAGGTGATATTAAAACCGTAAGAAGTCATGAAGGTGATTTTCTTTTAATGATGGACCAAATTGTAAATCAATATGATTTGGAAGCCGATGAAAAAGTAAGTTGGTTAAGGAAGTTAGAAATTTTACTTACTGCACTTACTTTATTAATATTACTAGGTGAATTTTTATTTATTTTTTGGCCTACAGCAAAAACAGTTAGATCAACTCTTGCAGAGCTATTAACAGCTGAAAAGCATGCTAAAAAAATGGCTATTGATGCGGATGAATTAAGCATTGCAAAAGAAAAGTCAATAAAAGAATTACGTGCTTTAAGTCAAGCTATGGATGAAACCTTGCTATTTGCAAGAACCAATCAAAATGGAGAGTTGGTACACATGGGAAAACGATTTTCACGTCTTTTTAAATATAGTAAGTTTAGTGGAAGTTTAAACTTCTCTCAAGTGCTTTCTATTCATGAAAAGGAGCAATTGATTATAGATGATATCGTTTCAAAATATAAAAAAACAGGTTGGCAAGGTGAAGTAAAGGGGACAACTAAAGACGATGTAGATGTTTGGTTAGAAATGTCTATTATTCCTTTTAATCCTACAGATGATAAGTCGGAATTATTAATTATAGCTTCCGATATAACCGTTCGAAAGGCAGCTCAAATTGAAATAGAGCGTCTTACAGAAAAGAGTTTTGAAGAGAAAATGAGTCAGCAAAAAATAATCTCAAGTAAGATTATTGAAAACCAAGAAAAGGAACAAAATCGCATTGCTAAAGATGTGCATGATGGTATTGGTCAGATGCTTACAGGTTTAAAATATAATCTTGAGAGTATAGACGCCAAGGATGTTGAAAAAGCCACTGTAAAAATAGAATATTTAAAAGAACTTACTACTAATATTATTAAAGGTGTAAGAACAGCGACTTTTAATTTAACACCTCCAGAATTATCAGATCATGGAATTGTTCCGGCAATAACAAAGCTTACCCAAGAATTATCGAAGCTAACAAATAAGGACATTGTATTTTTTAATAAAACAGATTTTAATGAACGTTTGGAGTCCTTAGTTGAAATTAATATTTATAGAATTACTCAAGAAGCTATCAATAATGCTATTAAATATGCCGATTCTACACATATTTTAGTATCCTTATCGCATAGTGAAAAGATGCTTAGTATTGTAATTGACGATAATGGTAAAGGCTTTGACCCAACAAAGGTTAAGAATATTAAAAACGGTGATGGTGGTATGGGAATGACCTTTATGCGAGAGCGTATTAAATATATAGATGGCCGACTTTTTCTTAATTCTGAAATAGATAAAGGTACGCGTGTTACTTTAAATATTCCTTTGGTTTAA
- a CDS encoding molybdopterin-dependent oxidoreductase, which yields MTKIKTQYNRRSFLKISAAAGGGMLIGFSWLTGCVSESNSETIAVPNEWFDINGYIKIGDTGLVTIYSPNPEIGQNVKTSMPMIVAEELDVDWKQVVVEQAPLNTGFYQNQFAGGSLSIRLSWNALRMAGATGRRMLLEAAAKEWSVNVSDLTVNKGIIKESNGERSISYGEIASKAVGIVIPEEVELKEPKDFKLISTSVKNVDGKKIVTGKPLFGLDFTREGMQFAMIQHPPAFGMKLKDFNEEEIKGMSGVTDAFIIDISIPESGMFDEKGFLQLIAIVGESTWQLMKAKKSIKANWEVVSELEDSKSHINSMENALVSGKVTQSRTDGDVDTAFMNAAKVIERTYTAPFIAHNTMEPMNFFANVTENAAELIGPTQTPDALEKSVAKLINIPPENITVNMTRIGGGFGRRLYVHFGLEAAAISKKIGGPVKLIYTREDDMSQGTYRPAYQSRYKAGLDENNNLIAFSVRGTGLPESPVFPNRFPAGAVENYSAEKIGGKTNITTGAWRAPSSNFTAGAEQSFLDEVAELAGKDPIDFRLELFDRATNNPIGEKNDYEAERYAGVLKLVKEKSNWGESTPGVYRGVAAYFCHSTYVAEVFDMVVEDGQPKVKKVWCAVDCGIVVNPDAAKNMIQGGVIDGVGHAMYSQLTFENGAANEMNFDRYQLIRHAQVPQDIEVFFVKSEIAPTGLGEPGLPPAIGALANALYKVTGTRYYKQPFVSKQSVVS from the coding sequence ATGACAAAAATAAAAACACAATATAATCGTCGTTCATTTCTGAAAATATCTGCAGCAGCAGGAGGCGGAATGCTTATCGGGTTTAGTTGGTTAACAGGATGTGTTTCAGAGTCTAATTCTGAAACGATTGCAGTTCCAAACGAATGGTTTGATATTAATGGTTATATCAAGATTGGAGATACAGGTCTGGTTACAATATATTCACCCAATCCAGAGATTGGTCAGAATGTAAAAACTTCAATGCCTATGATTGTGGCTGAAGAATTGGATGTCGATTGGAAACAGGTTGTAGTAGAACAAGCACCTTTGAATACAGGTTTCTACCAAAATCAATTTGCTGGAGGAAGTTTATCCATTCGGTTAAGTTGGAATGCATTGAGAATGGCAGGTGCAACTGGAAGAAGAATGTTATTAGAAGCTGCAGCTAAAGAATGGAGCGTAAATGTTTCAGATTTAACGGTAAATAAAGGCATTATTAAAGAAAGTAATGGAGAGCGAAGCATCTCTTATGGTGAAATAGCATCAAAAGCTGTAGGTATTGTAATTCCTGAAGAGGTTGAGTTAAAAGAGCCTAAAGATTTTAAATTGATTTCAACAAGCGTAAAAAATGTTGATGGAAAAAAAATAGTTACCGGAAAACCTTTATTCGGCTTGGATTTCACAAGGGAGGGTATGCAATTTGCTATGATTCAACATCCGCCTGCTTTTGGTATGAAACTAAAAGATTTCAATGAAGAAGAAATAAAAGGGATGTCAGGCGTAACAGATGCATTCATTATAGATATCTCTATTCCTGAATCTGGTATGTTTGACGAAAAAGGCTTTTTACAATTAATAGCTATCGTTGGAGAATCGACTTGGCAATTAATGAAAGCTAAAAAATCGATAAAGGCTAATTGGGAAGTTGTTAGTGAATTAGAGGATTCTAAATCGCATATAAATAGCATGGAAAATGCCTTAGTTTCGGGGAAAGTTACACAAAGTAGAACCGATGGTGATGTGGATACTGCATTTATGAATGCAGCTAAAGTCATTGAACGAACTTATACAGCGCCTTTTATAGCCCATAATACTATGGAGCCTATGAATTTCTTTGCAAATGTTACTGAAAATGCGGCGGAATTAATAGGTCCTACACAAACCCCAGATGCTCTTGAGAAATCAGTTGCTAAATTAATAAATATACCACCCGAAAATATTACGGTTAATATGACTAGAATAGGTGGAGGTTTTGGAAGAAGACTTTATGTGCATTTTGGTCTCGAAGCAGCAGCCATTTCTAAAAAAATAGGAGGACCAGTTAAGTTGATTTATACAAGAGAAGATGATATGAGCCAAGGTACTTATAGACCAGCATATCAATCTAGGTATAAAGCAGGTTTAGATGAAAATAATAATCTAATTGCTTTTTCAGTAAGAGGTACAGGATTGCCAGAAAGTCCAGTATTCCCTAATCGTTTCCCTGCTGGAGCTGTTGAAAATTATTCTGCTGAAAAAATTGGTGGAAAAACGAATATTACCACTGGTGCTTGGCGAGCACCAAGTTCGAATTTTACTGCTGGAGCAGAACAATCATTTCTTGATGAAGTAGCCGAATTAGCTGGAAAAGACCCTATAGATTTTCGTTTAGAACTGTTTGATCGTGCCACCAATAACCCTATTGGAGAAAAAAATGATTATGAAGCTGAGCGTTATGCAGGGGTGCTGAAATTGGTAAAAGAGAAATCTAATTGGGGAGAATCAACACCAGGAGTGTATCGTGGTGTGGCAGCATATTTTTGTCATTCAACCTATGTCGCAGAAGTTTTTGATATGGTCGTTGAAGATGGACAACCAAAAGTGAAAAAGGTATGGTGTGCTGTTGATTGTGGTATAGTTGTGAACCCAGATGCTGCCAAAAATATGATTCAAGGTGGTGTTATAGATGGTGTCGGACATGCCATGTATAGTCAGTTAACTTTTGAAAATGGTGCTGCTAATGAAATGAATTTCGATAGATATCAATTAATTCGTCATGCACAAGTACCACAAGATATAGAGGTTTTCTTTGTTAAAAGCGAGATAGCTCCAACGGGCTTAGGAGAACCAGGACTACCACCAGCTATTGGGGCTTTAGCTAATGCTTTATATAAAGTAACAGGTACTAGATACTATAAGCAACCTTTTGTTTCAAAACAGTCAGTTGTTAGTTAA
- a CDS encoding FdhF/YdeP family oxidoreductase, with amino-acid sequence MSLPPEDKAKTPENFTTLKITKPHKNSVGFGGIKAAVSQVIKYMNPADALKLSLKINQKGGFDCPGCAWPDPDDERSKLGEYCENGMKAIAEEAQNKTIGADFFAQHSVDELASWSDFEIGKSGRLAEPMFLPEGATHYQPISWLDAFEKVGKHLNALDNPDEAVFYTSGRTTNEAAFLYQLFVREYGTANLPDCSNMCHEASGSALSETLGIGKGSVTLNDLYKAELVMVIGQNPGTNHPRMLTALEKCKNNGGKIIAINPLPEAGLLKFTDPQSPMKLLTGGTQIADVFVPITINGDVAFMKAILLKLLEKEEETGGVFDKDFINVYTHGYDAFIADLKTYDFEDCLQASGVTQAVFDEAFDLILNKNKIIICWAMGLTQHENAVDNIRELVNLLLLKGSIGKEGAGTCPVRGHSNVQGDRTVGIWESSPQAFLDKIEAKYGFKPTIKHGYSVIDAIKAMYEKKAKVFFGLGGNFISAVPDTGYAAQAIANCNLTVHVSTKLNRSHVVTGNEALIFPCLGRTEKDYQKTGLQIQSVENSMGVVSSTKGVLEPCSNKLLSEVAVVCGIANATLKTYSKINWLQYKDDYNLVRDDIAEVVDGFDDYNKRIKNPSGFYLPNGARKRKFKTKTEKANFSINKLPSWKLKDDELIMMTIRSHDQFNTTIYGLNDRYRGVFNERRIVFMNRDDIKLRNLKEQQVVNLKSEFNGIIRVANNFKVVGYDIPKNCCATYFPETNVLVPLDSFAHTAKTPASKSVIVTISTT; translated from the coding sequence ATGAGTTTACCTCCAGAAGATAAAGCAAAAACACCTGAAAACTTCACAACATTAAAAATAACAAAACCACATAAAAATAGTGTTGGTTTTGGAGGAATTAAAGCGGCAGTAAGTCAAGTGATAAAATACATGAATCCTGCTGATGCCTTAAAATTATCACTTAAAATAAATCAAAAAGGAGGTTTTGATTGTCCTGGTTGTGCATGGCCAGATCCAGACGATGAACGCTCTAAATTAGGGGAGTATTGTGAAAATGGTATGAAAGCTATTGCTGAAGAAGCTCAAAATAAAACGATTGGAGCCGATTTTTTTGCTCAGCATAGTGTTGATGAATTAGCGAGTTGGTCAGATTTTGAAATTGGTAAATCCGGACGTCTTGCAGAACCCATGTTTTTGCCAGAAGGGGCCACACATTATCAACCTATTTCTTGGCTAGATGCTTTTGAGAAAGTGGGTAAGCATTTAAATGCTTTAGATAATCCAGATGAAGCCGTTTTTTATACATCTGGTAGAACGACAAACGAAGCAGCATTTTTATACCAGTTATTTGTTAGAGAATATGGTACGGCTAATTTGCCTGATTGCTCAAATATGTGTCATGAGGCGAGTGGTAGTGCGTTATCTGAAACTTTAGGGATAGGAAAAGGTTCTGTTACTTTAAATGATTTGTATAAGGCGGAATTAGTGATGGTTATTGGACAAAATCCAGGAACTAATCATCCAAGGATGCTAACAGCTTTAGAAAAGTGTAAAAATAATGGCGGAAAAATAATAGCGATTAATCCATTGCCAGAAGCGGGTTTATTAAAATTTACCGACCCTCAAAGTCCTATGAAACTATTAACGGGTGGAACTCAAATAGCCGATGTGTTTGTGCCTATAACTATTAATGGAGATGTAGCTTTTATGAAAGCTATTTTGCTTAAATTATTAGAAAAAGAAGAGGAAACAGGAGGTGTTTTTGATAAAGATTTTATTAATGTATATACACATGGATATGATGCTTTTATTGCGGATTTAAAAACTTATGATTTTGAAGATTGTTTACAGGCATCGGGTGTTACTCAAGCTGTTTTTGACGAGGCGTTTGATTTAATTCTGAATAAAAATAAGATTATTATTTGTTGGGCAATGGGTTTAACTCAGCATGAAAATGCAGTCGATAATATTCGAGAATTAGTAAACCTTTTACTATTAAAAGGAAGTATTGGTAAAGAAGGTGCTGGAACTTGTCCGGTTCGTGGGCATTCCAATGTTCAAGGTGATAGAACAGTAGGTATTTGGGAATCGTCACCACAAGCATTTTTAGATAAAATTGAAGCTAAGTATGGATTTAAGCCAACCATAAAGCATGGGTATTCTGTTATTGATGCTATAAAAGCTATGTACGAGAAAAAGGCAAAAGTCTTTTTTGGGTTGGGTGGAAATTTTATTTCGGCAGTGCCAGATACAGGATATGCAGCACAAGCTATAGCTAATTGTAACTTAACGGTGCATGTAAGTACAAAACTAAATCGTTCACATGTAGTTACTGGAAATGAAGCCTTGATTTTTCCTTGTTTAGGGCGCACAGAAAAAGATTATCAAAAAACAGGACTGCAAATTCAAAGTGTTGAGAATTCTATGGGTGTTGTCTCTTCTACTAAAGGTGTTTTAGAGCCTTGTTCGAATAAATTGTTAAGTGAAGTGGCTGTAGTTTGTGGTATAGCAAATGCAACTTTAAAGACGTATTCTAAGATTAACTGGCTACAATATAAAGATGATTATAATTTAGTTCGAGATGATATTGCTGAGGTTGTTGATGGATTTGATGATTATAATAAAAGAATAAAAAATCCGTCAGGATTTTATTTACCTAATGGCGCACGGAAAAGGAAATTCAAAACAAAAACGGAGAAAGCCAATTTTTCAATCAATAAACTTCCTTCTTGGAAGCTGAAAGATGACGAATTAATTATGATGACCATACGTAGTCACGATCAATTTAACACCACTATTTATGGTTTAAATGATAGATATCGAGGTGTTTTTAATGAAAGACGCATCGTTTTTATGAATCGAGACGATATAAAACTACGTAATTTAAAGGAGCAACAAGTTGTAAATTTAAAGTCGGAATTCAATGGTATTATTAGAGTTGCTAATAATTTTAAAGTGGTAGGCTACGATATTCCAAAAAACTGTTGTGCTACCTATTTCCCAGAAACTAATGTGCTTGTGCCACTAGATAGTTTTGCGCATACTGCTAAAACACCAGCATCTAAGAGTGTTATTGTTACTATTAGTACTACTTAG
- the nirB gene encoding nitrite reductase large subunit NirB, translating into MKKILVIGNGMVGYKFCEKFVAESTSSQYKVTVFGEEPRPAYDRVHLSEFFENQDAVALEMAPRSWYEDHGIELITNVRITDIHRSSKTITTSTEDEYTYDYLVLATGSSPFVPNIKGVEKEGVFVYRTIEDLEGMLAYAAKLKAKNPNAKAAVLGGGLLGLEAGKAVMDMGLEPHIVEFAPKLMPRQLDSRSSQVLQLKLESIGLNIHLSKATNQILGDDAITAMEFGEDDVLEVDMLIVSAGIRPRDELGKTCDLEMGVRGGIVVNNKMQTSDPEIYAIGEVALYNQMIYGLVAPGYDMAGVAVNQILGNEAVIMPGDIDMSTKLKLIGVDVASFGEPFMPASKGHSVIFEDKTKHLYKRINVSLDGKSLLGGILVGDASDYNMLHQIYLNGMAIPENPAELILPASEGGSSFGSALDLPDTAQVCSCESVTKGDICCSITDGESQNFGDVVTKTKATTGCGGCKPMVADLVNETLKSLGKEVKETICEHFNFNRQELYDLIKVNQVKDYDETLNLFGEGHGCETCKPLVASIFASITMETPNRQVGIQDTNDRFLANIQRNGTYSVVPRIPGGEITPDKLIVIGEVAKKYDLYTKITGGQRIDLFGAQLHELPLIWKDLIDAGFESGHAYGKSLRTVKSCVGSTWCRYGMHESVTFAIEIENRYRGLRSPHKLKGGVSGCIRECAEARGKDFGLIAVDGGWNLYVCGNGGATPKHAVLFAEQLDDETAVKYLDRFLMFYIRTAGPLVRTAPWLDKLEGGIEYLKQVVIEDSLGIAEDLDAEMQGLVNKYECEWKQAIEDPNMAKRFKHFVNSDDTDDNLVFVPMRDQKMPKAWS; encoded by the coding sequence ATGAAAAAAATTCTTGTCATAGGTAATGGAATGGTTGGGTATAAATTTTGTGAAAAGTTTGTAGCCGAATCAACTAGTAGTCAATATAAAGTGACGGTTTTTGGTGAGGAGCCAAGACCTGCTTACGATCGTGTTCATTTAAGTGAATTCTTTGAAAATCAAGATGCAGTAGCTTTAGAAATGGCTCCAAGATCTTGGTATGAAGATCATGGTATTGAATTAATAACCAATGTACGTATAACAGATATTCATCGCTCTTCAAAAACAATTACAACATCTACAGAAGATGAATATACCTATGATTATTTGGTATTAGCAACAGGGTCTTCGCCTTTTGTTCCTAATATTAAAGGTGTAGAAAAAGAAGGTGTTTTTGTATACAGAACGATTGAAGATCTAGAAGGTATGCTAGCTTATGCTGCAAAACTTAAAGCGAAAAACCCCAATGCCAAAGCAGCTGTTTTGGGTGGCGGTTTATTAGGTTTAGAAGCAGGTAAAGCCGTTATGGATATGGGGTTAGAGCCTCATATTGTTGAGTTTGCTCCTAAATTAATGCCAAGACAATTAGATTCAAGAAGTAGCCAAGTATTGCAATTAAAATTAGAATCTATTGGATTAAATATTCATTTAAGTAAAGCAACAAACCAAATTTTAGGAGATGATGCAATTACAGCTATGGAGTTTGGAGAAGATGATGTTTTAGAAGTTGATATGCTAATTGTTTCAGCAGGAATTCGTCCAAGAGATGAGTTGGGAAAAACTTGCGATTTAGAAATGGGCGTTCGTGGAGGAATTGTTGTCAATAATAAAATGCAAACATCAGATCCAGAGATTTATGCCATTGGAGAAGTTGCTTTGTACAATCAAATGATATATGGGTTAGTGGCTCCTGGTTATGACATGGCTGGTGTTGCAGTAAACCAAATTTTAGGTAACGAAGCAGTGATTATGCCTGGTGATATTGATATGTCAACAAAATTAAAGTTAATTGGTGTAGATGTTGCTAGTTTTGGCGAGCCTTTTATGCCTGCTTCAAAAGGACATTCTGTTATTTTTGAAGATAAAACAAAGCATTTGTACAAGCGTATTAATGTGAGTCTTGATGGAAAATCGTTGCTAGGTGGTATTTTAGTTGGTGATGCATCCGATTATAATATGTTGCACCAAATATATTTAAATGGCATGGCAATTCCTGAGAATCCTGCTGAGTTAATTTTACCAGCAAGTGAAGGCGGTTCTTCATTTGGTAGTGCTTTAGATTTGCCAGATACCGCTCAAGTATGTTCGTGCGAAAGTGTTACTAAAGGCGATATATGTTGTTCTATTACCGATGGTGAGAGTCAAAATTTTGGTGATGTTGTAACTAAAACTAAAGCAACAACTGGGTGTGGAGGCTGTAAACCTATGGTAGCCGATTTGGTAAATGAAACATTAAAATCTTTAGGTAAAGAGGTTAAAGAAACTATTTGTGAGCACTTTAACTTTAACAGACAAGAGTTGTACGATCTTATAAAAGTCAACCAGGTAAAAGATTACGATGAAACGTTAAACTTATTTGGAGAAGGTCATGGTTGCGAAACCTGTAAACCTTTAGTGGCTTCTATTTTTGCCAGTATTACTATGGAAACCCCTAATCGTCAAGTAGGTATTCAAGATACAAACGATCGTTTTTTAGCAAACATTCAACGTAACGGCACCTATTCTGTGGTTCCAAGAATTCCAGGCGGAGAAATTACCCCCGATAAATTAATTGTGATTGGTGAGGTTGCGAAAAAGTATGATTTGTATACTAAAATTACTGGTGGTCAACGTATCGATTTATTTGGAGCACAATTACACGAGTTGCCATTAATTTGGAAAGATTTAATCGATGCTGGTTTTGAAAGTGGACACGCTTATGGTAAGTCCTTACGAACGGTTAAAAGTTGTGTAGGTTCTACATGGTGTCGTTACGGCATGCACGAAAGCGTCACTTTTGCTATAGAGATTGAAAATAGATATAGAGGTTTGCGCTCGCCACACAAATTAAAAGGAGGTGTTTCAGGATGTATTAGAGAATGTGCAGAAGCCAGAGGTAAAGATTTTGGATTAATTGCTGTTGATGGTGGATGGAATTTATATGTATGTGGAAATGGTGGAGCTACACCAAAGCATGCTGTTCTTTTTGCAGAACAATTAGATGATGAAACGGCTGTTAAATATTTAGATCGATTTTTAATGTTTTACATCAGAACTGCTGGTCCTTTAGTAAGAACAGCGCCTTGGTTAGATAAATTAGAAGGCGGTATTGAGTATTTAAAACAAGTTGTTATTGAAGATTCTTTAGGAATTGCTGAAGATTTAGATGCCGAAATGCAAGGACTTGTTAATAAATATGAATGTGAGTGGAAACAAGCCATTGAAGATCCAAATATGGCAAAACGTTTCAAGCATTTTGTTAATTCTGATGATACAGATGATAACTTAGTGTTTGTGCCAATGAGAGACCAAAAAATGCCGAAGGCTTGGTCGTAA
- the nirD gene encoding nitrite reductase small subunit NirD, producing the protein MQDILKQYETVTEAHVTNWFNVGQIADFPENSGACVKYKTKQIAVYNFAREGKWYACQNLCPHKMEMVLSLGMIGDKDGVAKVACPMHKKNFSLEDGKNLGGEDLKIAVYPVKIESGNVYIGFSD; encoded by the coding sequence ATGCAAGATATACTAAAACAATACGAAACGGTTACTGAAGCGCATGTAACAAATTGGTTTAATGTTGGACAAATAGCTGATTTTCCAGAGAATAGTGGGGCATGTGTAAAGTACAAAACCAAACAAATAGCGGTATATAATTTTGCTAGAGAAGGCAAATGGTATGCGTGTCAAAATTTATGTCCGCATAAAATGGAAATGGTTTTATCGTTAGGAATGATTGGTGATAAAGATGGTGTTGCCAAAGTGGCGTGTCCTATGCATAAAAAGAACTTTTCGTTAGAAGATGGAAAGAATTTAGGTGGAGAAGATTTAAAAATTGCTGTGTATCCTGTTAAAATTGAAAGCGGAAATGTGTATATTGGCTTTTCAGATTAA
- a CDS encoding XdhC family protein gives MTHEFKKIVEDALIANNNGVKTVLASVVALDGSSYRRPGVRMLVLENGNMVGAVSGGCVEKEILLQAETVFKTNVSKIMTYDGRYRLGCEGVLYILLERFNPDDKFIDRFSKSLKNRNTFEITSYFIKKVGVWAGIGSHVKIDDEVFSISGRSNKKDTSLSVFKQNMPPCFKLVIIGAEHDAVQLCKYAALTGWEVVIVSGTSESKSIQNFPGAHEFFAVSAEQMSVTLIDHQTAMVLMTHNFANDLRYLVALKNTNPSYIGLLGPARRREDLLSQFIEYCPDISHEFLDIIHGPAGINIGSETPQEIAISIMAEILAVTRNQELMSLSQKRGRIHIED, from the coding sequence ATGACACACGAATTTAAAAAAATAGTTGAAGACGCTTTAATAGCTAATAATAATGGCGTAAAAACAGTATTAGCTTCGGTTGTTGCTTTAGATGGGTCTTCGTATAGAAGACCAGGTGTAAGAATGCTTGTTTTAGAAAACGGAAACATGGTTGGAGCGGTTAGTGGAGGCTGTGTTGAAAAAGAAATTTTATTACAAGCTGAAACCGTTTTTAAGACCAATGTATCAAAAATAATGACATATGATGGTCGGTATCGTTTAGGATGTGAAGGTGTTTTATATATTTTACTTGAACGCTTTAATCCAGACGATAAATTTATAGATAGATTTTCTAAAAGTTTAAAAAATAGAAATACTTTCGAAATAACGTCTTATTTTATCAAAAAGGTAGGTGTTTGGGCAGGAATTGGCTCTCACGTAAAAATTGATGATGAGGTCTTTTCAATTTCCGGACGTAGCAATAAAAAAGATACTTCGCTTTCAGTTTTTAAACAAAACATGCCACCATGCTTCAAATTAGTTATTATCGGTGCAGAACATGATGCGGTTCAACTTTGTAAATATGCTGCATTAACAGGTTGGGAAGTGGTTATTGTTTCAGGAACTTCAGAATCGAAATCAATACAAAATTTCCCTGGTGCTCATGAGTTTTTTGCTGTTTCGGCTGAACAAATGAGTGTGACACTTATAGATCATCAAACGGCTATGGTGTTAATGACTCATAATTTTGCAAATGATTTAAGGTATTTAGTCGCTTTAAAAAATACGAACCCATCATACATTGGTCTTTTAGGTCCTGCACGAAGAAGAGAGGATTTGTTGTCTCAGTTTATCGAATATTGTCCAGATATAAGTCATGAGTTTTTAGATATTATCCATGGACCAGCCGGTATTAATATAGGTTCAGAAACACCTCAAGAAATAGCAATTTCTATTATGGCTGAAATTTTAGCTGTTACTAGAAATCAGGAACTTATGTCGCTTAGCCAAAAAAGAGGACGTATTCATATTGAAGATTAA
- a CDS encoding nucleotidyltransferase family protein yields the protein MSKIPIIILAAGASSRMGSAKQLLNWGGKTLIEHTLQTALNTVSNDVIVVLGANYELIKKKITALSITILHNQEWEQGLGKSIASGVNYIMEFNPHADGVLIILADQPLIDSAYLNELIQVFNPSKNQIIATSYKNDTYGVPALFDKGYFKELSKLKNDKGAKHLLTQNESFVKTLVLPIKNVDLDSKEDYDMLYQANFKK from the coding sequence ATGTCGAAAATCCCAATAATTATTTTAGCAGCTGGTGCTTCCTCAAGAATGGGAAGTGCTAAGCAATTACTTAATTGGGGAGGTAAAACCTTAATAGAACATACGTTGCAAACAGCATTAAATACTGTTTCAAATGATGTTATTGTTGTTTTGGGTGCTAATTATGAGCTAATAAAAAAAAAGATTACAGCATTATCTATAACTATTTTACATAATCAAGAATGGGAGCAAGGTCTTGGTAAATCTATTGCTAGTGGTGTTAATTATATCATGGAATTTAATCCACATGCAGATGGGGTACTTATTATTTTAGCAGATCAGCCTTTAATTGATTCAGCATACTTAAATGAATTAATTCAGGTTTTTAATCCATCTAAAAATCAAATTATCGCAACTTCGTATAAAAATGACACCTATGGCGTGCCTGCTCTTTTTGATAAAGGATACTTTAAAGAATTATCTAAATTAAAAAATGATAAAGGAGCTAAACATCTTTTAACTCAAAATGAATCTTTTGTAAAAACTTTAGTTCTTCCTATAAAAAATGTAGATTTAGACTCGAAAGAAGATTACGATATGTTATATCAAGCAAACTTTAAAAAATAG